The Lolium rigidum isolate FL_2022 unplaced genomic scaffold, APGP_CSIRO_Lrig_0.1 contig_43943_1, whole genome shotgun sequence sequence AAGGATGATGGCCACCATTCCAATCTAGGCGACGAAGCATGGTGCAACGGGTTGTACTTACAACGTTGATTGGCCCTAAAAACGGCAACTTCACACGTGATTGGAGAGTGGCCGTTCTTGACCGTACCAGTGACAGCTAGCACGGGTAACCGAATGCGTGaatttgtactccctccatttacaAAAAAAATACCGAGAATTTATCTAAACTACTGTAGAATATATCTAGTGCTACCTCCTCTACGCAATATAAACCATTTTAAGAAACTATTTTAGGTTGCTAATGCGGTTTTCACTATGGAATGGGCCAGAACGGCCAAATTACGCCTTTATGTAgaatagaagaaaaaaaaggaaactcTCTTAGTTAAATTAGGTAGTTAGGTAGAAAACGAAAGAAACTATACTATGAATTACATAGACACATTGAATTATTTTTATGCTTATGTGTGTGATTGTTTGCAGGGATGTGTCGGAGGAGTACGGTCGTGAGGTGATCCGGTTGTGCGAGCTGCTGATGAAGGTGATGTCGGCGAGCCTGGGCCTAGAGGCGACGAGGTTCCAGGAGGCGTTCGGCGGATCAGAGTGCGGCGTGTGCCTTCGCGCCAACTACTACCCGCGGTGCCCGCAGCCGGACCTGACGCTGGGCCTGTCGGCGCACTCCGACCCGGGCGTCCTCACCGTGCTCCTTGCCGACGAGCACGTCCGCGGCCTCCAGGTCCGCCGCGCCGATGGCGAGTGGGTCACCGTGCAGCCCGCACGGCACGACGCCTTCATCGTCAACGTCGGCGACCAGATCCAGGTACATGTCGATCGTTTGGTTTTGTACGAAATGTATAAATTTGTTTATAAGATCTGAATCGATATGGTGATACGATAGATCTCTTACCCACGGTCAGCGGTTAAAGAAGCTATAGAGTACTCCATTTGGGAGTTGACTCTGACATGTGCACGTCGTGCATGAGAGAGCACACATGCATGGGCGGTGGCGGGCCTGTCCACAAGATGCGTCGAATATTGTGAACACACCGTTACGTAGGAATCTTATATTTGTCGTTTGAAGCTACACACATGCATGTCCCCGCCGGCGAAATCGCAGCACGAGCCATGTACCCAACCAAGCAATCACGACCACATGGCGTGCACACTTTGACAATTAATTCAATCGACATCAATATGCCATGTGAATGTGCATGCATGAACCATGAACGCTGTCATGGCATGGAGTAGATACACAAGAAAAAACCATGGAAGTAAGCCTAATTTGTCCGTGCAACTAACTGGTCGATCGTGCCTGCAGATACTGAGCAACTCGATGTACAAGAGCGTGGAGCACCGGGTGATGGTGAACGCCAAGGAGGAGCGCATCTCCCTGGCGCTCTTCTACAACCCGCGAGGCGACGTCCCGatcgcgccggcgccggagacggTGACGCCGGAGCGGCCGGCGCTCTACCCGTCCATGACCTTCGACGAGTACAGGGCCTACATCAGGAAGTACGGCCCCAGGGGCAAGGCGCAGGTCGAGGGTGCCAAGCAGGGACAGGGACAAGCTAGCTAGTTAGCTGGATCCTTGGAGCTAGTATCTGATCCATGGGAATAATTAAGCCGTCCAGGTTGTACCGGCCAATCTATGGATTCCTGCATGCATGTACGTGTGGCTAATGTAGCACAAGCTCGCCCTTGTACCCGAACTGCATATATGCTAATTGTATTGGCATCTCGCTTAGCCGTGCCGTCCATGTCGATCGATACTTGAGCTTGCCTTACGCACAAAATGGAGTACTGAGCGTACTAGACCACTAGTAATATTGAGTGACATCCCCACCCAATATGCATGCGATCGTCCGAAATGTACTGCTTGATATCTATCTATCTAGAGCATTACTTGAGATTTGAGATATCACCGAATATATTTAAAAACcaccttttcgaaaaaaaacaaaGGCAAAAGTTTTGTCTTATTTACTAATTAAGAAGAAAGATGCTTAGTTAATTAGCGGAAAACCGGATGGAAACCATACAACAAACAACACAGCAGATCCGTTGAGACCAGGTTACCATTCATCACCGTCGAAGAGAAGGCGCCATAACTGCTATGGGAGGAGCAGATATGGCACGCTTGAAAGTAGATGAAGAAGCCAACCCTCCAAGGAAGCCTCACACCGACAAAGTTTCGGGGCCACCAACCCTACATCCCGCTGCTCCGCCATGCCCAGCGCGCGAGCCACAAACAACACCTTCCGGGACCGCCATCCTGACCTACCCCCGCTCGCACTCAGCCACCTGCAACCCAAACTGCTCAGGGTAAACCGTTCACAGACCACGACCACCGTGCCAAGATCTAGAACCGTCACCCCAACATAGAAGTCAAACCGACTCCTCTAAGACGCGTATACCGAGCCGATAACCTCACCACCCGGCGACACAGGATTATCACCCAAGCGATGCGAGAACCGACGTCACGTCGGAACTCCCTACACATCTGTCCAGAAAAAGGACGAAGTCACACGCTACAATTTGGAACAACAGCTGCCAGATCTTCAATTATTCCAAAAGCTCAACTGCTAAGAGATGCATGTTCTTCCTAACTTTCTTACTGAAGCTACTAGTATATAACAAAATAAAAAGCTATGTAATCTCTACAGCTAATTAGCAACCTTTCATTTCAGTTCTCGCTTCTCGGTCGGTTCTCTGAGCCTGGGCATTGACCGGTGGTTCAGGCCCTATCCATGCAGCTGAGCTGACAGCAAAGGTCCGCTATATGGGCAGAAGTACATGTGTCGGGACAATTTGTCATAGCTGGCGAGACGTCTCGCTGCTCCGGAATTCAGACAAAAGTCGCACACGTGCGCATTGGATCAAAAGGAATGGTCACTGAGCCGACACACACGCAGAACTAACACTGACTACAGTCGGACTGTGGGAGAAAAGCAGCTAAAGTTAGGCCTAACAAACCCGGCCACAACACGTACAGGAGAAACGGCCCGAAAGAGCGCCCACTTTACTTGGTTCCCTGCCTACGGCTACGTTGGTGCCCGCCTAGCGCTAGCTAGCTAAGCCGGCCGACTGACAAGTGACAAGTCATCAATCAGCACGTGGTTCAGTTCCGACTCGATCATCACTCGCAGTCGCAGTCGCAGTCACAGTCACAGCTCAGATATGCACCCTGACTCCATGCTTACATATCCATTACTGTTACGTGTTGTCGTGCCTTTTCGCTTTTAGATAATCTTCCAAACATTCCGTGTAGCTTATCTGCTCAATGGCGATCCATATCGGCAACAGAGTTACTCCATTTGTTCATAAAaagttatactccctccgtctacaaATAGATGTCTAGAGTTTATCTAAGTCtggatgtatctaaacactaaaTAGAGTCTAAATACATCTAGATTTTGACAAATCTTGGACatatatttatggacagaggtagtagaagatttatcttaatttggatatatctatacaacaattagtgtctagatacatctaaatttagataaatttgttGCATGGTGAATAAGCTGCAAATAACTTGGGGCAAAGGCAGGAGACCTTATGTCGTCGAGTACGTAAGAGAGAGTTTTATAGATGCGTGAATATGCAATCAACATATATAGACTAATAGACCCAAAGATACCTTGTATTCTTGCATGCTTTCGAGACTACAAACTTCAGGGAAGATATGAAGCCATAATCGGGTTATCAAATGGAAAAGATGTAACTTTCCACTTTGGGATATCAACTTTCAAGAAACAAGAGCTTCCACTGCATCATGCTCTTCTTTGGGACGATATACATGTGATATAATACTTCGAAAGAAGTGTGCATCAATAAGCATCATGTGCACTCGAATACATCACCGCCTGGTGTTGTAGTTGCTCCATGGTAGTCCTCCTAAATGTCGACATGAAGCGGCCTCAATCAAAAAAAGTGAATTCATTAATGTGGTTAATGGTCATATTTTAGCTCATGTAACCTTTTAAAATGCATAAGTCGCATGAATAGAATGTCATGGCTTCTGGAATCCTACAAAAGCCGGAAACACAAGAATCAAGTAACAAGGAAATTAAAGTAGTCATGAAAAAAATTCTTGCCTGCTGCAGAAATCATAAACCATAATTATCAATTCTCTCCAAAAAAACATAATTATCAACAAAAGAGACTCTAAATCCTAgagagtgatgttttggaacatggaagCATATGATTCCATTATTTTAAAACACGTCTTAGGTACATTTTGAAAtgtaaaaaaaatgaaacaaaaaattagcacaaaatcttcacgtgctacgcgctcataaAGTCGTTTGATGGAAAATTGACTTGCCGTGTGGCGCGTGTAAAATAGACAAAGTCCggtgctgaaaataaggcttttcccAAGATAGATTTTCTCTCTTTCTACATAAACCACAAAAAATATCCTTTCATCGTGAAAGTTGATGATATGTAGATATttttaccaaaaaaattcaacactttaaaatatgttttgttaCAGAGGGCTATTAGCTTTGTATGTTGTGAGAGCGGGAGGGAGCATATATGCACCTGGGAACTGAATTGAGTTTCCGTAAATCTTGTATATTTACTAGGAGAGCCAGCGTAGGGTAACATGGTCTGCGGCTGCTATAGCCTAGAACTGGAGTGTTGAATTTATTCTCAAGATAGAACAAATTAAGGAACCAAAGCCATGATGGAATAAAGCAACACGTGGGTCAAGAACCAAGTCTGTCCTAAAGTTCAAGTATTGCATATAgtatttttttttggaataaATTGTTTGGCAGAGATAATTTCTAGCTAGGGTGTGGCGCGTTATAGAGTTTGAGTGGGTACAGTTGACTATAGCCCAAATCGTCATTGCAGACGCAAGCATGTGAGTCGGCGCAGGTGCACGGCGCCACGACCATCTACGCCTCCTATAAGCTACGCTATACCATTGGTCAAAGACTTCGGATATCCTTCTGGATGGTCTGACAGTTTCGTTACCCATTGAACGATTTGTTGAGAGGTGGCTGCGATCATTGCGCTAATTAAAACCAAGATTTTATCAGTAGATCACAAGATACTCctactttcaacttgaccatttcgACATGGTTGTTGCTTACCCGTTCTATTCTTTGAGTTATATAAAAAAAAAGTTCTCCTACAGTACTCCGACTTTGAACTGATCTTTATTCCTTCATGGGAGGATGGCTACTACAACTATATTTTGAACTCATCAGGCCCAATAACTGGGAACTGACTCGGCCTCTCCGGTCACTGAGACAAAGATCGCTGACGGGCCACCATTTGGATCAGTAGCCCGAACCCAGTAAAGCCGAAATTCTAGCGGCAGGGCTGAcaaaatgtgttggtacacattctGACAATTGGATCCCGAATGCCCCATTGACCATACTTCCTCCATCCTTAAATAAGTGAATATTTAACGTTAAACTTTATTCACAAAAGAGTATATGCCTATCTTCTTAATGCACTTTAAAGTAGTAAAAAAAATTCTCTTTCATCGCAtgaaaatcaaacccaataatattcagTACATGTTATCTTAATTTTCTACGTGCCCTTAGCTTATTAgaggtgaaataattaaagagCAGAGAGATGTTGGTTTGCAGCCTCTCAACGCAATTTTCTCCCCTTTTATTAATCTATCCTGAAAATCCCGCATGtctacttatttgtggacggagagaGTATGCGCTTCTTCTATCAATGGAAAAAACCATAGCGGAAATGGACAGTCAGAAATGCTAGACTTACGAACAGGTGATTACGTAGAGATGTTACAGACAAACATGTAAACAAGTGGTTGGTTTGATTTCTCCGTCTTTCCATGATTTCAGTGATACaaacttgtggcatgcctccacgtgATTCCGTAAGAGCCAATCCGTAGAAAACCTTTCGTAGATGTAGCATTACTCATGGACTAGTGGGTTCAATTCTAGCAGTATATTGCAGTCTTTCCCCATGGACAATAACCAAAGGGTTGTTATGGTCAAATCAATAGATCATAGGTTTTAATCTAGGAGGAAATTCGAGCTCTTTAGACAATGCTTTTAACAAGGAAACCATTGTTATTGCCATGTATAACTAGAGAAAGTCGGACATCTAATTTTTTACCTTGGAGATTGCGACAAGGTACTCGAAGGGCACCACCAAAAATGAAGTCCCCCGGGGGCTACTGCTCCCACTTGCTAGGGCCACTGCTGCAAAACAACGATCACTAAGATCCCATGCATCACATGTGTGGTTCGGACGGGAACATTGTCCCACAACCATGCTGTAAAACAACATGTGAAGCAGTGCATTCATCACACCCAAGATGCTGCCACCAACATTACTTAGCAGTCTCGAACTCAACTTAAGACATCAAGACCTTATGGACTTCCAGTCGTAACCGCCTTGACACTCTCCGCATCTACCAACATCATGAAAATCATGGCATAGAAACCGATCAAGACTTCGATGGTGCCCTCCTCGAAGGCGCATGGGCTGATGCTTGTCGGTGTGCATGACATGGTCCCATCCATTCTAGAGGTTTAGGAGCACCAAGGGCAAATCCTTGAAGACCACTGGCTGAGAAATCTAAAATTTGTCGGCGACCAGATCGAGGGCCGGCGAGAGCACATAGATAAACAAGTTGGGCATGGAATGACCACTAGGGCTGCCACCTTTACGTCCTTATTCGAACTAGACATGCGGGCCATAGTTGGAGAAACCTCAACCGCACCCCGCGGAGATGACATCGTCGTGCACCGACCACGCTAGAAGGCAAAAACCAACCGAACCCAACTAGATTTGGCGACTTCAAAACCCCACACCGCAAGCCGCCTCCCTGCGATGCCCTCAATGCCCAATCGAGCGCCAACAGACAGAACAAGGTGTGCCTTGTTGTCTAAACTCACCTCACCATGCACTACGTTAAGCACTGCCGACAGCAGAGCGAGCGACCTCCAGTACGGACCATCACGATGCACATCGATCGTTGCAGCCGCCATCACCTAGAAGAACCATGGCCGCCATCCCGGAATCTGGCTCCACCATGCGTTGACGCTCAGATCCTCCTTTGGAAGCGGGGTCGCCACCACCGCGGCGGAAGCCGTGGTACGTAGCGTCAGCGTAGGAATAGCGTAGGAAGGAGGCACTGACGGTTAGGGTTGGAATCACCCCTGGGTCGCCCGTCGGTGTGATGCTAACCTATTCGGGTGGGTGACATGTGTTTGTTCATAACGTTTGAATCTTCTGTGATTGTTCCCTGGAGATGCAAAAGGTGGAGCTGATTTGAACAACCTCTGGTGCAACTTTTTTGTTTAATAAGATTTTTTTCTCTTTATTTGTTTGATTGGTTCGTTTTTTATTGGATATTCAACGTTTGGTTGTTCAGTAGATTCAGACCGTTTTATAAGAAACAGTGTGCTGAAATGTGAAGCTTTTGATTCAAAGCCATGATAGTGTACCATATAATCTCACATATTACCTTGCAAGATTAATCCAGCAGGAAACGTTCCTGCTGCTATTACTATAGGACTCAAAAACAGACAAAAAATGCAACAATGGGTAAAGCATTCATATGCGGGAACTGCTTtataccgacctggtcggtgcgtACCAGGCACCGACCACCCCCCTGgtctttgttgggccggcccatgtttCGTTCGACTGATTCGTTTCGCTGTTTCGCTGTTTCGTTCGACTGATTCGTTTCGCTGTTTCGTTATCGAGCTGAGTTCGATTGTCGTCGGTAGCAAATGGAATTTCGCTGTTCGGTGGACTGCTGTTCGGTGGACTGCTTCTGAACGGAGCAAGTTCGAATCTAGTTGCTAGCATTTTTTTCAGTACGTTTGATTATTTGGAGAATGAACGAAGCAGTCAGCACATTTGATTCTCACACTAGCGTTTCATCAAATTCGTGACAGTTTACTGAAAATATACAAAAAAACAGATATAGGAAAATTCATATATAATAAATTTATATACAAACAACAGTTATCAATCTAATAACCGCTTGAAACAGTTTTCAGATTTGATAGATTTCAAATACGAAATTTAAAAGAAACATAAAGAAAAACAAACTGTAAAGATCAAAGTAAGAAGCATTATTAGATCAAAAGGTAAGTTGTAAATTCAGCTAACACAACCTTGAAAAATGGTAGAGGAAATTTGAAAATGTCTCATCTGCCAACTTGAAATGCCAAGTATACATAAGACAGTTAAGCTACATAAGTCAAAAATATATGGAAAAATATGTTTAATACGAGGGGAAACTCTCTCGTGATGTTAAAATTTGTTCATCCGATATCTTAAATGGTGAGAACCTCTCGCAAAAAAAGCATAGCGAGTGCTTGTAACTTGACAAAATGATCATCTCCATGCTTCTCGGGAAATCTACATTTAAATAGATATTAGGGAAAATGTTAGAAAATCCTGATGGTAATGTTTGAAAAACCCTGAAGCAATTCTACTATGTAGTACGGATAATGAAAAACTGAAGCATTAACACAAACATTTATCATAGTCAGTTGAACTGGAGGGCGGATTACTAAATTTATGAACTACTTAATTTGTTCCTTTTTCTCTGAAGCATTGGCGGGAGCTGCTGGGCAGAGGCTGGCCGTGGAGGTAGTGGTAGGCGGATTTCTGGAACCCTAAATCTAACCAACGACGAAAATGCCCCGACGTCGAGATGAGAAACACCAACAAACCTATAGCAACTGCAATGAAGAAACATCGAAAAATAGTCCGCATCCTAACGCTGGGGGATAGTTATCAGCATCAAACCTATTGGTACAAAAACAGAGCTACACGTTTCTTCTTAGAAAGCGCAAAATGTATATAGAAAATGGGGTCAATGCTTTGTATTCTATGGAGTGAACTCTAAGCAATAGATCATGTTCACGACGCATTCTAGAGAAAAGAAACATAGTGAGATCTAATGCATATGAGATACCAATTCGGACGGAAAATGCATAGCAAAGTCTTTTGTTGAGATGAGCCTTTTCCATTTTGGAAGAAAATCATAtattcagaaaagaaaaaagtaaCTTGAAAGGGACTTACAATTTCAATACATCATCTGCCTTCTTGAAAAATAAATGCcaacttaatcaatgaagaagatgTGGAGCCTGTGAAAAAGAATAGACAAACTTTACATAAAAATGAATTCTCATGCTGTGGATTTCTATATGGTCAGTGCATAGAAGTTGATATATTACTAAAAAATAACTATACTTACATGCTTTGAAATAAATTCTCGTGCTATTGGCACCTGTTGCTCATTAAATTTGTTTATCACTAGCTGACATGAGACTTTTTCTCGGATTGCTTGCAAGTCAACCTTTATACAGATTATAAAAAAGTTAAAAGAGATAGGAAAATAAGAATTCTAGATTTTACTATTGTATTTTGTAAACCACGAAGTTCAAGAATTCTAAAATGGAAGAGTAAATTACATTTGAGAATTGTTTTACTTCAACTCCATTGTAGCACCTCATGTATTGGATCACAAAGATTCCAGAGTCATATCTGCGCTCAAAAGAGGAAAAATGGATATGCACTGTTAAGCTTATGTATAATTAAAACACAAGCAATAAAATgtttaataaaaaaatagaaagcaGTGATTGTAATCACCTAAAGTTTTGTTTAGGAACATGAACATATTTAACACTGAAGTCATGTATGTTGAACTTGAAGCAACCAGGGTAACATTTGAcaaataattgtttgaaattgaatATCACAGTGTTAACTACTCGAGAGAACTTTCCTACTCCTGAATCAGGATTTAATACATCGAATGATTTATCGATGAAGTTTGCGACAATAAGTATCCATTCTTTCCCAATTGGACACGGAATGTGTACCTACATATAGTAGATTTCAAAAGAAAATTAATTGATACATTATGAGGAAAGTGAAGAAGTATTTTCTCATTATTAATTTAGGTGGAAAAAAGCAGATGGATAAAAAAATACCAGTCCTGCGTTTTCCAATCTGTAGCCAACATAATCTAGTGAGAAAATCCTTTTATATTCTGGATCTGAACAATCCATGTTGGGGTCCATCAGTAATTTCTGTGCGAAGTTACAAAAGGAAGCAAGTACagaatttaaattcaaattcagtCATTAAAAAAAGGGAGAAATGTCATGTGTCATATGATTAAGTAAGATGATACAAACCGTGACTTCTTTTATGACGACATGCATTAGGATTTCCTTGTCACcaatttttccttcttttttacGATGAAGTTGCTCTGTTGTAGTTAACATGCCATAACAATCCATTACACAGGGGTGGATCCAACCTCCTGGGTTCATAGATAGCGCCAACGTTCTCTGATCTACCCATACTCTTTTAATTTCAAAAATTCTTGGGCTGTCAAAATAAAAGAATATGttttatatgaagaatacatgctACTCAGCAATGATATGTTGCATACTCATGTTGCAATTAGTTATATATGCATAGTTATATATGGAGTGATTAGAACAAGTACCGCTTTCGTTTTGGAGCTTATAAGTTTTGTGTAAAATTCATGCTCATATGCAGTGGCGAAAATAACTTGTTGCGGAGGTATGACAGGTTGCAAATTCATTTTGCTGCTAGGAATGAAAGGAGTTTTCAGCTTGATACTACTTTGTCCTCCTAATATTTCTTGCCCGCATTGATCAAGGACCATGTGTAAGAGAGGATCAATTGCTTTCAGTTTTGATCCCGGCTGCAAATTGAAAAAAATATGTAACGAGATGATCAATTGCTTTTCAAATTGAAAAGAATACAATTTATACAAAATGCAAATAACAAAAAGCACTAACCGAGGAATAGGTATGACCAGACATGTTTGCATTGTCTTCTTGGAATAGATTGAAACAAGGGAAATTTCCTTTATTTTCATCGATAATTGGAGGAATTCTTTTACCGAGAAGCCTTTCATTTAGAGAAAAAACGTATTTATCATCTCGATCTTTTCTCTGACCAATAGATTGCATGTTGTTTTTTGGTGTGACATTACCTATTCATGATTTTTTCATGAGTTAGTAATGCATTTGAAAAAAATGCTATAAAGAATAtctatatataaaaaaataaatttgAAGTCAATTACTTATTTGGTTATTATTTGATAGAATGTTCTCTGGTTTCCAATTTTCATTCTTGGTATTGAGAAATTCATTCAACTTCTCATCATTTCCTTaaacacaaaaaaagaaaaaaacagagttAAAAAATATAGTGATATAGCATTATACTGAAAAAAATAGTTAACCAttcatgaaaaaatgaaaaaatgacagTAACAATTTTACCTTGAAATGTTTGTTCTGCACTTGGCAAGTAGAATTCAAAATTATCAAGAGAGAACTTGCAGTTCTGATCCATTGTTGGATATGATATCCTTTGATTTTTTATTTCTAAAGATAGCTACGTATGAATATGAAAAAAAGAAATAGTTGTTAATAAAATACAATATATTGCGTGTAGTTCAAAGTCAAAGAAATTAGGAGATGTAGtagcataaaataaaaaacaggGGACAAAGTAGTAGAGAAAGAGATTTCTAACCTTCTTTAAATTGATTAAGGTATTCAGAGAACTGTACGGGTGTATCATTTGAATTGATTGTTGACACCATGTCGTTCGGATAAAGCAAACTTGATTCGTAATCAGGATAAAGATTTGGTAGATCAAAACCATCAAAATGTTCTCCAATTGAACAACCTTGACTGAACTTATATAGAATTTGATGGAAATCCCTTCTAGTATTGTAATTGTCTTTGGGAACTTGAATTTGATGGAAAAATAACATATCCTGGAAGAATTGCTCCATCTGTTCTTCTGATACTTCTTTCTTCTGTTTGTATACAACCATTTCTGACTTGTTTTCTTCAGTTGTTGCATTCTCATTTCTTTGAGTAGAAAAATGCATTTCGTTCTCAAAAGTAGGATCAACTTCTTGTTTATTAGTTGTAGATGAAACTAGTTGAATGTCATCTACATAACCTCTAACAATTGGAATGGAGTTTTGAACCATTTTATGGAAGAAATTGTAAACCAGTGACTGCAACCTCTTCTTCTCCTTTATGTTGGAAAAAGGACATGGTATGAGATATGAAAAGTATGAACATTATAAAaatgttggaaaaagaaaatatgTAGCTGTTTGTGGTTAAAAATTATAAGTAATCATATGAGTTTCTGCTGACCTGAAATGAAGCAATTCCTTGAAATTTTAGTTCCATGTAATCTTTTATTTCTGCAGGAATTTCTATTTGCTGCTTACTTCCTTTGAATGGTGTAGATGTTATGTGCTTTTTCTGCAAAAAGTGAAGCAGAAAAGGCGATATTATTGCTTTTGCATCTGAACTAGTGTGAGAATATGGTTTGTTAGCAGAAAAAAAAATGTAGTTAGTACTTACAGATAGTCTTCCAAAACATTTGCTATTTCCTTGTTGTGAATCAAGAGCGATGTATGAGTTTACGACATGGGTTGTCCACAGGGGTAACCTTGGTACACTGTTGCCCAAGTTGAACTCTGAGGTTATTAGAAACTCAAAGTACGATATCTGTAgacatataaaaaataaaaggaaagaagAACTTAGACAGATATTGAAATTAGCACAACAAGTAATTTTCTTAACATAAATTAAGAAAATTATTTAATTTACCACTAATAGTATCTTGCAACCTCCAGATTCCAACTCTATGTTTTGCTTTTTCCTGAACAGGAATTTCTTGATAGATCGTAACAGGCAATTAAGTGTGAAAGAACACCAGTCTAAGTTTGGGATTGAAGAAATATCTTCCAAAATGTGATAATAAGCAGGGTTTGGGATGCCAGATGCATTTGGATCAACGAAAGCAGTAAGTAGTAAGAGCATGAAAATCACAGTGAAAGAATCTTCATCCAAATCAGTTGACAGCAAAGAACATAAATGTTGTACTGTTGGAGTCTGTGTTTTCACAATGTTCATAATGAAATCTGAGCTTTCCATTGATTCGGTTCTGACTACAGCTTTTGGACCAGCAGGGAATCCTAGTATCATTTTTGCAGATTGAGATGTTAATGTGAAGGTGAAGCCATCTTCTAGTGATAGAGTTGCAGAGTTTGTATCAAACTGGTACATTAGCCATTCAaaaatttcttgaacattgctATAGCACGAGAAACTAAGAATAGAACCAAAACCAAGCCTCCTGATGATATTTTTTCTCTGTTCTGGTAATGTTGACAAAGCTTCAAGAAATATTCTTGTGTATTCTGAATTTTGCCGCTGAAAAGATATTCAAATACGAAATTATAGTCTTACTAGAAGAATTAAAATGTGAAAACAAACAAATGAGTTTAAAAAAAGTAGGCAAATACCTTATATTTCTTCTTACTATTCGTTGA is a genomic window containing:
- the LOC124681470 gene encoding jasmonate-induced oxygenase 3-like is translated as MADCMQEWPEPVVRVQAVAESGLAAIPDCYVKPPRDRPAAQHLATAASAGGDVLHEPLDTSIPVIDLGELVAATADEGRMRQIMEAVAAACREWGFFQVVNHGVAPELMRAAREAWRGFFRLPITAKQQYANLPRTYEGYGSRVGVQKGGPLDWGDYYFLHLAPDAGKSPDKYWPTNPAICKDVSEEYGREVIRLCELLMKVMSASLGLEATRFQEAFGGSECGVCLRANYYPRCPQPDLTLGLSAHSDPGVLTVLLADEHVRGLQVRRADGEWVTVQPARHDAFIVNVGDQIQILSNSMYKSVEHRVMVNAKEERISLALFYNPRGDVPIAPAPETVTPERPALYPSMTFDEYRAYIRKYGPRGKAQVEGAKQGQGQAS